Within Blastocatellia bacterium, the genomic segment TCTCTTTTTGAAGGACAGGTCGTCAATGCCCCGGCAGAACCATCAATCGCCTACCTCAACGACTTTGGTCCCGGCCAGCTTATCGCCCAGGCGGCGCCCCTCGGGATCTGTAGCGATCAGTGCGAGTTCAATCAGGACCACGGCCACTGCTAGGATCCCCAGGATAATGGCGATGAACCACCCCACAAAAGGTATGATCCCAAAGAGTGCCCCCACCATCCCGATGACGAATACCAGGTTCCGTCTGACCGATGTCGTGATGTCCATCGGCTGGCCGTCGAGCCGCACCGGGCGAAGTTTCATGAGTTTTTTGCCAACCGATCGGTGGTCGGCAAATCCCAGCTTGAGGCCATCACGAACCAACATATACACACCGGACGCTATCCACCCGACTAACGGAATCCACCCGACCGCGATGCACAACACGCCGTCAATGATGGCGGCAATGATGCGCTTTCCTAAATCGGCTTTTTTAGGGTATCGCTGTAGTTCCTGCTCCGACATGGCCATAGCTCGCACCTCGTTCGTGGACAGTTGTGACACCGGGCGTGATTCTATGAGTTGCGCATGTT encodes:
- a CDS encoding RDD family protein; protein product: MAMSEQELQRYPKKADLGKRIIAAIIDGVLCIAVGWIPLVGWIASGVYMLVRDGLKLGFADHRSVGKKLMKLRPVRLDGQPMDITTSVRRNLVFVIGMVGALFGIIPFVGWFIAIILGILAVAVVLIELALIATDPEGRRLGDKLAGTKVVEVGD